The Frondihabitans australicus genome includes a region encoding these proteins:
- a CDS encoding polyprenyl synthetase family protein, whose product MTPSAPTARRASTLTASLGLAEKLFSSTAERRLLKDIDAGLERVEEGLMVEMAFGDDLADVTSRYLLAAGGKRTRPTLALLVAQLGEGATDAVVSAAQAVEITHLASLYHDDVMDDAVVRRGVPSAQTKWGNNVAILTGDLLFARASTIVADLGVEAIKLQAQTFERLCLGQLHETIGPREGDDPIEHYLDVLSDKTGSLISMAAKVGVMFSGAPREYLGPVAAFGEKIGVAFQLVDDVIDLSPQPEETGKRAGTDLLAGVETLPVMYLRREAQTDVDSAALLSEIEANVKAATAGGHVSEADLQDTVTQLREHDVTRRTRDEARRWAAAAVDALGPLPEGTVRKALTRFADRVVERTA is encoded by the coding sequence GTGACCCCGAGCGCCCCCACCGCACGACGCGCGTCGACTCTGACCGCGTCGCTGGGGCTCGCCGAGAAGCTCTTCTCGTCGACGGCCGAGCGCCGCCTGCTCAAAGACATCGACGCCGGCCTCGAGCGCGTCGAAGAGGGCCTCATGGTCGAGATGGCGTTCGGCGACGACCTCGCCGACGTCACCAGTCGCTACCTCCTCGCCGCCGGCGGCAAGCGCACCCGGCCGACGCTCGCTCTCCTCGTCGCGCAGCTCGGCGAGGGCGCGACCGACGCCGTCGTCTCGGCCGCGCAGGCCGTCGAGATCACCCACCTGGCCTCGCTCTACCACGACGACGTCATGGACGACGCGGTCGTGCGCCGCGGGGTCCCGAGCGCCCAGACGAAGTGGGGCAACAACGTCGCCATCCTCACCGGCGACCTCCTCTTCGCCCGCGCTTCGACGATCGTGGCCGACCTGGGGGTCGAGGCGATCAAGCTCCAGGCGCAGACCTTCGAGCGCCTCTGCCTCGGCCAACTGCACGAGACCATCGGCCCGCGCGAGGGCGACGACCCGATCGAGCACTACCTCGACGTGCTCAGCGACAAGACCGGCTCGCTCATCTCGATGGCGGCCAAGGTCGGCGTGATGTTCTCCGGCGCCCCGCGCGAGTACCTCGGCCCGGTCGCGGCGTTCGGCGAGAAGATCGGCGTCGCCTTCCAGCTCGTCGACGACGTCATCGACCTCTCGCCCCAGCCCGAGGAGACCGGCAAGCGCGCCGGCACCGACCTCCTCGCCGGCGTCGAGACCCTGCCCGTGATGTACCTCCGTCGCGAGGCGCAGACCGACGTCGACTCGGCGGCTCTGCTCAGCGAGATCGAGGCCAACGTCAAGGCTGCGACCGCCGGCGGGCACGTCTCCGAGGCCGATCTCCAAGACACGGTGACTCAGCTGCGCGAGCACGACGTCACCCGCCGCACCCGCGACGAGGCGCGCCGCTGGGCCGCCGCCGCCGTCGACGCGCTCGGGCCGCTGCCCGAGGGCACGGTCAGGAAGGCGCTCACGCGCTTCGCCGATCGCGTCGTCGAGCGCACCGCCTGA
- a CDS encoding pyridine nucleotide-disulfide oxidoreductase, whose product MTTLRLAIVGAGPAGIYAADIILKAERQFDVQIDLFEQLPAPYGLVRYGVAPDHPRIKGIITALRDVLDRGDIRIFGNVRYGVDITLDDLKKHYNAVIFSTGAIKDADLDIPGIDAAGSYGAADFVSWFDGHPDVPRTWPLEAASVGVVGVGNVALDVSRILAKHADDLLPTEIPANVYEGLKASPVTDVHVFGRRGPAQVKFTPLELRELGEMRDVDMIVYDEDFDHDEASLTAIKTNKQVFVIDKVLNQWRERSVGEASRRLHLHFFAKPVEVVTDDAGRVAALRYERTRPDGAGGVEGTGEFREVPMQALYRAVGYFGSPLDGIPFDEKRGVIPNHEGQVLDDTDHVVPGVYATGWIKRGPVGLIGHTKSDAMETVAHVINDQANWWSPADPSPAAIVSLLEERGVEYTDLEGWHRLDEHEIALGAPEERARIKVVPRDEMVAISRAGAPVGATE is encoded by the coding sequence GTGACCACGTTGCGCCTGGCCATCGTCGGAGCCGGCCCCGCCGGCATCTACGCCGCCGACATCATCCTGAAGGCCGAACGCCAGTTCGACGTCCAGATCGACCTGTTCGAGCAGCTCCCGGCGCCCTACGGCCTCGTCCGCTACGGCGTCGCCCCCGACCACCCGCGCATTAAGGGCATCATCACCGCGCTCCGCGACGTCCTCGACCGGGGTGACATCCGCATCTTCGGCAACGTCCGCTACGGCGTCGACATCACCCTCGACGACCTCAAGAAGCACTACAACGCGGTCATCTTCTCGACCGGAGCCATCAAGGACGCCGACCTCGACATCCCCGGCATCGACGCCGCGGGCTCGTACGGCGCCGCCGACTTCGTCTCCTGGTTCGACGGCCACCCGGACGTGCCGCGCACCTGGCCGCTCGAGGCGGCTTCGGTCGGCGTCGTCGGTGTGGGCAACGTGGCGCTCGACGTCTCCCGGATCCTGGCCAAGCACGCCGACGACCTCCTCCCCACCGAGATCCCGGCCAACGTCTACGAGGGTCTGAAGGCCTCGCCGGTCACCGACGTGCACGTCTTCGGCCGCCGTGGCCCCGCCCAGGTGAAGTTCACTCCGCTGGAGCTCCGCGAGCTCGGCGAGATGCGCGACGTCGACATGATCGTGTACGACGAGGACTTCGACCACGACGAGGCGTCGCTGACCGCGATCAAGACCAACAAGCAGGTCTTCGTCATCGACAAGGTGCTGAACCAGTGGCGCGAGCGTTCGGTCGGCGAGGCGAGCCGACGTCTGCACCTGCACTTCTTCGCCAAGCCCGTCGAGGTCGTCACCGACGACGCCGGCCGCGTCGCGGCGCTGCGGTACGAGCGCACCCGCCCCGACGGCGCGGGCGGCGTCGAGGGCACCGGCGAGTTCCGCGAGGTGCCGATGCAGGCGCTCTACCGCGCCGTCGGCTACTTCGGGTCGCCCCTCGACGGCATCCCGTTCGACGAGAAGCGCGGCGTGATCCCGAACCACGAGGGCCAGGTGCTCGACGACACCGACCACGTCGTGCCCGGCGTCTATGCCACCGGCTGGATCAAGCGGGGGCCCGTCGGCCTGATCGGCCACACCAAGTCCGACGCGATGGAGACCGTCGCCCACGTCATCAACGACCAGGCGAACTGGTGGTCGCCGGCCGACCCGTCGCCGGCCGCGATCGTGTCGCTGCTCGAGGAGCGCGGCGTCGAGTACACCGACCTCGAGGGCTGGCACCGCCTCGACGAGCACGAGATCGCGCTCGGAGCGCCCGAAGAGCGCGCGCGCATCAAGGTCGTGCCACGCGACGAGATGGTCGCCATCTCGCGCGCGGGTGCGCCGGTGGGCGCCACGGAGTAG
- a CDS encoding YajQ family cyclic di-GMP-binding protein: MADSSFDVVSKVDKMEADNALNQARKEVEQRYDFKNVGASIETSGEKVLIKANTEERAKAVLDVYESKLIKRGISLKSIDAGDPYASGKEYRIEISMKDGIDQDAAKKINKLIRDEGPKSVKSQIQGDELRVQSKSRDDLQATMALLKNADLDVSLQFVNFR; the protein is encoded by the coding sequence ATGGCAGACAGCTCTTTCGACGTGGTCAGCAAGGTCGACAAGATGGAGGCCGACAACGCGCTCAACCAGGCGCGCAAAGAGGTCGAGCAGCGCTACGACTTCAAGAACGTCGGCGCCTCCATCGAGACCAGCGGCGAGAAGGTCCTCATCAAGGCGAACACGGAAGAGCGCGCGAAAGCCGTCCTCGACGTGTACGAGTCGAAGCTCATCAAGCGCGGCATCTCGCTGAAGTCGATCGACGCGGGCGACCCCTACGCCTCCGGCAAGGAGTACCGCATCGAGATCTCGATGAAAGACGGCATCGACCAAGACGCAGCGAAGAAGATCAACAAGCTGATCCGCGACGAGGGCCCGAAGAGCGTCAAGAGCCAGATCCAGGGCGACGAACTGCGTGTGCAGTCGAAGAGCCGCGACGACCTCCAGGCCACGATGGCGCTGCTGAAGAACGCCGACCTCGACGTGTCGCTGCAGTTCGTCAACTTCCGCTAG
- a CDS encoding inositol monophosphatase family protein yields MTNPTPAELRTIASEIAREAGALAARRRAEGVEIAASKSSPVDIVTHTDREVEALIRRRLEELRPGDGFLGEESSAGGPSPSATGLTWVVDPIDGTVNFVYGHPTYTVSIAVVEGDPDPLTWRALASCVYNPSTGEEFAAARGEGATLTLHHAAPGAGAGPHPLHPSSPPDLSQSLLATGFSYDQARRAEQGALVGPLVSRVRDIRRIGTASLDLCYVAAGRLDAYVERGLQPWDLAGGVLVAEEAGAVVLTPEGAQASSALSFVAAPSIAVELGEALREIGW; encoded by the coding sequence ATGACGAACCCGACACCGGCAGAGCTGCGCACGATCGCATCCGAGATCGCACGAGAGGCCGGCGCGCTCGCAGCCCGCCGCCGCGCCGAGGGCGTCGAGATCGCGGCCAGCAAGTCGAGCCCCGTCGATATCGTCACCCACACCGACCGCGAGGTCGAGGCGCTCATCCGCCGGCGCCTCGAAGAGCTCCGCCCGGGCGACGGATTCCTCGGCGAAGAGTCCAGCGCCGGCGGCCCGAGCCCCAGTGCCACAGGGCTCACCTGGGTCGTCGACCCGATCGACGGCACGGTCAACTTCGTCTACGGCCACCCCACCTACACGGTCAGCATCGCCGTGGTCGAAGGCGACCCCGACCCGCTCACCTGGCGTGCGCTCGCCTCCTGCGTCTACAACCCGTCCACTGGCGAAGAGTTCGCCGCCGCCCGAGGCGAGGGCGCCACCCTGACCCTCCATCACGCGGCACCGGGCGCAGGAGCAGGGCCACACCCCCTCCACCCCTCGTCGCCCCCCGACCTCTCGCAGTCCCTCCTCGCGACCGGATTCTCGTACGACCAGGCCCGCCGCGCTGAACAGGGCGCGCTCGTGGGCCCCCTCGTCTCGCGCGTGCGCGACATCCGGCGCATCGGCACGGCCTCGCTCGACCTCTGCTACGTCGCCGCGGGCCGGCTCGACGCGTACGTCGAGCGCGGGCTTCAGCCGTGGGACCTCGCGGGCGGCGTCCTCGTGGCCGAGGAGGCCGGAGCCGTCGTGCTCACTCCCGAGGGGGCCCAGGCGAGCAGCGCGCTGTCGTTCGTCGCGGCTCCGTCGATCGCGGTCGAGCTGGGGGAGGCTCTGCGCGAGATCGGTTGGTAG
- a CDS encoding M23 family metallopeptidase — protein sequence MISRRTPDAPRTRRTTWQPVTDPEVLLERARRVDRARAEGRRGRRRGESRRIRERLRRLLRPSVPRTSPGTRIAAAAAIAVVGASIVSTSVPANAYYVDTPAGAAAKFASAALVTDAQPRSNAVIAAEQAQSFVAEGATAPDASRDGYRVTVPAPKPVSSTGAGSPIGGAASRAVQWPFPGGAPISSGFGARQVARCSFCSTNHLGLDFTPGAGTPIHSVAAGVVSRVDRGSGALGVNVWVDHVIAGRAVTTVYAHMLAGSPAVAPGQRVAVGQVLGRVGSTGNSTGAHLHFEVHVAGRAVDPLPWLRAHAG from the coding sequence GTGATCTCTCGCCGCACCCCCGACGCTCCGCGCACGCGCCGCACCACCTGGCAGCCCGTCACCGACCCCGAGGTGCTGCTCGAGCGAGCGCGCCGGGTCGACCGGGCCCGGGCGGAGGGTCGCCGGGGGCGTCGTCGGGGCGAGAGTCGACGGATTCGGGAGCGGCTGCGCCGGCTCCTGCGCCCCTCGGTGCCGCGTACGAGTCCCGGCACGCGGATCGCCGCTGCCGCGGCAATCGCCGTCGTCGGCGCCTCGATCGTGTCGACCTCGGTGCCGGCCAACGCGTACTACGTCGACACCCCGGCGGGCGCCGCGGCGAAGTTCGCCTCCGCCGCGCTCGTCACCGATGCCCAGCCCCGATCGAACGCGGTCATCGCGGCGGAGCAGGCGCAGAGCTTCGTCGCCGAGGGTGCGACTGCGCCCGATGCCTCGCGCGACGGCTACCGCGTGACGGTTCCGGCGCCGAAGCCGGTGTCGTCGACCGGAGCAGGCTCGCCGATCGGCGGGGCCGCGTCGCGCGCCGTGCAGTGGCCGTTCCCCGGCGGTGCACCGATCTCGAGCGGCTTCGGCGCTCGACAGGTGGCGCGGTGCAGCTTCTGCTCGACGAACCATCTCGGGCTCGACTTCACGCCCGGGGCGGGCACGCCGATCCACTCCGTCGCGGCGGGCGTCGTGTCGCGCGTCGACCGGGGCTCGGGTGCTCTCGGAGTGAACGTGTGGGTCGACCACGTGATCGCCGGCCGCGCCGTGACGACCGTCTACGCGCACATGCTCGCCGGGTCGCCGGCCGTGGCGCCGGGGCAGCGTGTCGCCGTCGGCCAGGTGCTCGGCCGCGTCGGCTCGACCGGCAACAGCACGGGCGCGCACCTGCACTTCGAGGTGCACGTCGCGGGCCGAGCAGTCGACCCGCTGCCCTGGCTGCGTGCGCACGCCGGCTGA
- a CDS encoding glycoside hydrolase family 13 protein has protein sequence MPLDETAEPSDALDSLPEDRVADPATLTAQNHEWWRTAVIYQVYPRSFADSSGDGIGDLRGITAHLGDLADLGVDAVWLSPFSKSPQRDAGYDVSDYCDVDPIFGTLADFDALRAEATAQGLRLIVDLVPNHTSSDHPWFQAALAAGPGSPERARYMFREGRGADGELPPNNWPSVFGGDAWTRVTEADGTPGQWYLHLFDTSQPDLDWTNPEVRTDFLDVLRFWLDRGVDGFRIDVAHGLIKKEGLPDYTPPAGSGSMGGGTGEAEMPPWWGQDGVHEIYRTWHDVVASYEGDRILVAEAWVEPLSKLANWVRPDEMQQAFNFTYLESGWTATRIREVIDASIAVFSSVGAPSTWVLSNHDVVRHASRLALTADSPQGSGIGPKSPGLPDRAVGLRRARAASALMLALPGSAYIYQGEELGLPEAIDLPDEARQDPTWFRTKGERYGRDGCRVPIPWQASAPAYGFNTTGAAWLPQPADWAPYARDAQEGVPGSTLELYRLALQTREEFALGAGSVEWLPGYGASVVAFRNGDVTVIANTGSVPVELPVGEVLLSSVPLEGPALPTDATVWLQV, from the coding sequence ATGCCTCTCGACGAGACCGCGGAGCCGTCTGACGCGCTCGACAGCCTCCCCGAAGACCGTGTCGCGGATCCTGCGACCCTGACCGCCCAGAACCACGAGTGGTGGCGCACGGCGGTGATCTACCAGGTGTACCCGCGCTCGTTCGCCGACAGCTCGGGCGACGGCATCGGCGACCTCCGCGGCATCACCGCGCACCTCGGGGACCTCGCCGACCTCGGCGTCGACGCGGTGTGGCTGTCGCCGTTCTCGAAGTCGCCCCAGCGCGACGCCGGCTACGACGTCTCGGACTACTGCGACGTCGATCCGATCTTCGGCACGCTCGCCGACTTCGACGCCCTCCGCGCCGAGGCGACCGCCCAGGGTCTGCGGCTCATCGTCGACCTGGTGCCGAACCACACCTCCTCCGACCACCCGTGGTTCCAGGCGGCCCTCGCCGCGGGCCCCGGGTCGCCCGAGCGCGCCCGCTACATGTTCCGCGAGGGCCGCGGCGCCGACGGCGAGCTGCCGCCGAACAACTGGCCGAGCGTCTTCGGCGGCGACGCCTGGACCCGCGTCACCGAGGCCGACGGCACGCCCGGCCAGTGGTACCTCCACCTCTTCGACACGTCGCAGCCCGACCTCGACTGGACGAACCCCGAGGTCCGAACCGACTTCCTCGACGTGCTGCGCTTCTGGCTCGACCGCGGCGTCGACGGATTCCGCATCGACGTCGCGCACGGCCTCATCAAGAAGGAGGGGCTTCCCGACTACACGCCGCCCGCGGGCTCCGGCAGCATGGGCGGCGGCACCGGCGAGGCCGAGATGCCGCCGTGGTGGGGCCAGGACGGGGTCCACGAGATCTACCGGACCTGGCACGACGTGGTCGCCTCGTACGAGGGCGATCGGATCCTGGTGGCCGAGGCCTGGGTCGAGCCGCTGTCGAAGCTCGCCAACTGGGTGCGGCCCGACGAGATGCAGCAGGCCTTCAACTTCACCTACCTCGAGAGCGGCTGGACCGCCACCCGCATCCGTGAGGTCATCGACGCCTCGATCGCGGTGTTCTCGTCGGTCGGCGCTCCGTCGACCTGGGTGCTCTCGAACCACGACGTCGTGCGACACGCGTCGCGCCTCGCGCTCACGGCCGACAGCCCGCAGGGCTCGGGCATCGGGCCGAAGAGCCCCGGCCTGCCCGACCGCGCCGTGGGCCTCCGCCGGGCCCGAGCCGCGTCGGCCCTCATGCTCGCCCTGCCGGGCTCGGCCTACATCTACCAGGGCGAAGAGCTGGGGCTCCCCGAAGCCATCGACCTACCCGACGAGGCGCGGCAGGATCCCACGTGGTTCCGCACCAAGGGCGAACGCTACGGCCGTGACGGGTGCCGCGTGCCGATCCCGTGGCAGGCGTCTGCCCCCGCGTACGGCTTCAACACCACCGGCGCCGCCTGGCTGCCGCAGCCCGCCGACTGGGCGCCCTACGCCCGCGACGCGCAGGAGGGCGTGCCCGGCTCGACGCTGGAGCTCTACCGCCTGGCACTGCAGACCCGCGAGGAGTTCGCGCTCGGCGCCGGCAGCGTCGAGTGGCTGCCGGGCTACGGGGCGTCGGTCGTGGCGTTCCGCAACGGCGACGTCACCGTGATCGCGAACACGGGGTCGGTGCCGGTCGAGCTGCCCGTCGGCGAGGTGCTGCTGTCGTCGGTGCCGCTCGAGGGCCCGGCGCTGCCCACCGACGCGACGGTCTGGCTGCAGGTCTAG
- a CDS encoding aldo/keto reductase, with protein MWESDRLRLLDSISIGATLALQNDLFPDVERPYPLALGTNVFGWTVGAPTALEVLDVFVDSGGTVIDTADVYSAWLPGNSGGESETIIGRWLSRPGNRDRVVVSTKVGQHPDAPGLTAESVRRAVDASLARLKTDRIDLLFAHYDDDDTPLDETVGVFSELVDQGKIRYPAASNYTGSRMRQALAIADRDRAHPFAAVQPAYNLVRRADYEADLWPIVDHFDLAVLPHSTLASGFLTAKYRDLQSLSESPRGSRALSYLTPRNIRILDVQMEIAEAHGVAPGAVAIAWTASRPHVIGALASARSAIQLENLLAAGSLELSADELERLTAVSDPALADDADEQT; from the coding sequence ATGTGGGAATCTGATCGGTTACGTTTACTGGACTCGATCTCGATTGGCGCGACCCTGGCTCTGCAGAACGACCTCTTCCCCGACGTCGAGCGGCCCTACCCGCTCGCGCTCGGCACGAACGTCTTCGGGTGGACGGTCGGCGCCCCGACCGCCCTCGAGGTCCTCGACGTGTTCGTCGACTCCGGCGGCACCGTCATCGACACCGCGGACGTCTACTCGGCCTGGCTGCCGGGCAACTCCGGCGGCGAGTCCGAGACGATCATCGGCCGGTGGCTCTCGCGCCCCGGCAACCGCGACCGCGTGGTGGTGTCGACGAAGGTCGGCCAGCACCCCGACGCCCCCGGGCTCACCGCCGAGAGCGTGCGCCGTGCCGTCGACGCCTCGCTCGCGCGGCTCAAGACCGACCGCATCGATCTGCTATTCGCGCACTACGACGACGACGACACCCCGCTCGACGAGACCGTCGGCGTCTTCAGCGAGCTCGTCGACCAGGGCAAGATCCGCTACCCGGCCGCGTCGAACTACACCGGTTCGCGGATGCGCCAGGCGCTCGCCATCGCCGACCGAGACCGCGCCCACCCGTTCGCCGCCGTCCAGCCCGCGTACAACCTCGTGCGGCGCGCCGACTACGAGGCCGACCTCTGGCCGATCGTCGACCACTTCGACCTCGCCGTCCTGCCGCACTCGACCCTCGCGAGCGGGTTCCTCACCGCGAAGTACCGCGACCTGCAGAGCCTGTCGGAGTCGCCGAGGGGGTCTCGGGCGCTGAGCTACCTCACGCCGAGGAACATCCGGATCCTGGACGTCCAGATGGAGATCGCCGAGGCCCATGGCGTGGCCCCGGGCGCCGTCGCGATCGCGTGGACGGCGTCGCGCCCCCACGTGATCGGGGCGCTCGCCAGCGCGCGATCGGCGATCCAGCTCGAGAACCTTCTCGCGGCGGGGTCGCTCGAGCTCTCGGCCGACGAGCTGGAGAGGCTGACGGCGGTGTCGGATCCTGCGCTCGCCGACGACGCCGACGAGCAGACCTAG
- a CDS encoding 2'-5' RNA ligase family protein yields MHSIELLLDPESDRAIRRQWARLADAGLPSQARHTGDTNAPHITLAARERLGAEFDVRLGAVAASLPVPVGLGALVVFGRPPRGLVLARLAVVTPRLLRLHAAVHEVLGDGPDAAHTLPGHWTPHVTLASRLTSAQLAEAVEVLRDDDAALAAAGATALRRWDSTARTVTPLTPAVQTG; encoded by the coding sequence GTGCACAGCATCGAGCTCCTCCTCGACCCCGAGTCCGACCGCGCGATCCGGCGGCAGTGGGCGCGCCTCGCCGACGCCGGCCTCCCCAGTCAGGCACGGCACACCGGCGACACGAACGCGCCGCATATCACTCTGGCCGCGCGGGAGCGGCTCGGGGCGGAGTTCGACGTGCGGCTGGGCGCCGTGGCCGCGAGCCTGCCGGTGCCCGTGGGGCTCGGCGCACTCGTCGTCTTCGGCAGGCCTCCGCGCGGGCTCGTGCTGGCTCGGCTCGCGGTGGTGACGCCGCGGCTCCTGCGCCTGCACGCGGCCGTGCACGAGGTGCTCGGCGACGGGCCGGACGCCGCGCACACTCTGCCCGGGCACTGGACGCCGCACGTGACGCTCGCGTCGCGGCTCACGTCGGCGCAGCTCGCGGAGGCGGTCGAGGTGCTGCGCGATGACGACGCGGCCCTCGCCGCCGCCGGCGCCACAGCGCTTCGCCGCTGGGACAGCACGGCGCGAACGGTCACACCGCTGACGCCCGCGGTGCAGACGGGCTAG
- a CDS encoding aldo/keto reductase: MADAPRTTLGTSDVEIFPLNLGGNVFGWTADEKASFEVLDAYVEAGGNFVDTADVYSAFAPGNVGGESETIIGKWMKARGNRADMVIATKVGMLAGYEGTSRETVRKAVDESLRRLDTDYIDLYYAHRDFTDRPVEEAVEALNEQVELGKVRLTGASNFSGQRLEQALRFAESENLAKYAAIQNHYSLVERADVEAGTPTVASVALSEGVSVLPYFSLASGFLTGKYRDGVEVDSQRAGSASKYLDDRGRAVLAALDEVAAAHSTSVTAVSLAWLLAQESVAAPIASARTTQQLPDLIAAVGLVLTGDEVAALSAASGAPVAA; this comes from the coding sequence ATGGCTGACGCACCCCGCACCACCCTCGGAACCAGCGACGTCGAGATCTTCCCGCTCAACCTCGGCGGCAACGTCTTCGGCTGGACCGCCGACGAGAAGGCCTCGTTCGAGGTGCTCGACGCGTACGTCGAGGCCGGCGGCAACTTCGTCGACACGGCCGACGTCTACTCGGCCTTCGCGCCGGGCAACGTCGGCGGCGAGTCCGAGACGATCATCGGCAAGTGGATGAAGGCGCGCGGCAACCGCGCCGACATGGTCATCGCCACGAAGGTCGGCATGCTCGCCGGCTACGAGGGCACGTCGCGCGAGACCGTCCGGAAGGCCGTCGACGAGTCGCTTCGCCGCCTCGACACCGACTACATCGACCTCTACTACGCGCACCGCGACTTCACCGATCGCCCGGTCGAGGAGGCCGTCGAGGCCCTCAACGAGCAGGTCGAGCTCGGCAAGGTCCGTCTCACCGGCGCCTCGAATTTCTCCGGCCAGCGCCTCGAGCAGGCCCTCCGCTTCGCCGAGAGCGAGAACCTCGCCAAGTACGCGGCGATCCAGAACCACTACAGCCTCGTCGAGCGAGCCGACGTCGAGGCCGGCACGCCGACCGTCGCCTCGGTCGCGCTCTCCGAGGGCGTCTCGGTGCTGCCGTACTTCTCGCTCGCCTCGGGCTTCCTCACGGGCAAGTACCGCGACGGGGTCGAGGTCGACAGCCAGCGCGCAGGATCCGCGTCGAAGTACCTCGACGACCGTGGCCGCGCCGTGCTCGCCGCCCTCGACGAGGTGGCGGCAGCTCACTCGACCTCCGTCACGGCAGTCTCCCTCGCCTGGCTCCTGGCGCAGGAGTCGGTGGCCGCGCCGATCGCCAGCGCGCGCACCACGCAGCAGCTGCCCGACCTCATCGCAGCCGTCGGCCTGGTGCTCACCGGCGACGAGGTGGCCGCCCTGTCGGCTGCGTCCGGGGCCCCTGTAGCTGCGTAG